Proteins encoded within one genomic window of Macaca fascicularis isolate 582-1 chromosome 16, T2T-MFA8v1.1:
- the VPS25 gene encoding vacuolar protein-sorting-associated protein 25, translating to MAMSFEWPWQYRFPPFFTLQPNVDTRQKQLAAWCSLVLSFCRLHKQSSMTVMEAQESPLFNNVKLQRKLPVESIQIVLEELRKKGNLEWLDKSKSSFLIMWRRPEEWGKLIYQWVSRSGQNNSVFTLYELTNGEDTEDEEFHGLDEATLLRALQALQQEHKAEIITVSDGRGVKFF from the exons ATGGCGATGAGTTTCGAGTGGCCGTGGCAGTATCGCTTCCCACCCTTCTTTAC GTTACAACCGAATGTGGACACTCGGCAGAAGCAGCTGGCCGCCTGGTGCTCGCTGGTCCTGTCCTTCTGCCGCCTGCACAAACAGTCCAGCATGACGGTGATGGAAGCTCAGGAGAGCCCGCTCTTCAACAACGTCAAGCTACAGC GAAAGCTTCCTGTGGAGTCGATCCAGATTGTATTAGAGGAACTGAGGAAGAAAG GGAACCTCGAGTGGTTGGATAAGAGCAAGTCTAGCTTCCTGATCATGTGGCGGAGGCCAGAAGAATGGGGGAAACTCATCTATCAGTGG GTTTCCAGGAGTGGCCAGAACAACTCCGTCTTTACCCTGTATGAACTAACTAACGGGGAAGACACAGAGGATGAGG AGTTCCATGGGCTGGATGAGGCCACTCTACTGCGGGCTCTGCAGGCCCTACAGCAGGAACACAAGGCCGAGATCATCACCGTCAGCGATGGCCGAGGCGTCAAGTTCTTCTAG